In the Diospyros lotus cultivar Yz01 chromosome 13, ASM1463336v1, whole genome shotgun sequence genome, agGCTTAGATAGCTTAATGACAATGTTTCCGATTAAATAAATGCATTATTGTATCTCAGCAACAACAATTCttttatttgacttttttcaaaatataataatctattGGACCCTAAGACAAAACAAAACGTCTTATTTGACagttcaccttttttttttttgtcatgttTCTTGTTTTAAAACATATGTAGGAAGAGTatgtaatttaataataaataaaatcttgttgttttgtctttatttgagTAAAAACGACAAGTTCAATCATATTCTCTTGTCTCGTACAAGTAACAATTTTGACGTATTTGGTAGATCATTTCGCAACattttacataaataaaatttcgtCGTACATCCTTACAAAAGTATTAGTAGACAAGTTTGATCGTTGGTTGTTTACGGTTTTAAGTACGAATAACCGTTTTAgcaaattatgtaaataattttatatatgagaATTTCTTATATAAAACGCAATTCTAACAACTATATATTTTAACAGAATAGCAATAGAGGAAAACACAactattttattgatttatgcatatttattatatttgtttcattatttttcacatatGTGTTAGGAGATGggatatatattaatgtataagaTCAATAAAAGTTAGACATATGTGggaataaaagaaaatcttATCACCTTGTAAACAGAGAATCTTTATGGTTGAGACTTTTAAATGTAGACATGCCCCCAATGCGTTACTCAACTTTTTCCCCAGAAAAATCTCTCTAAAGATGGCAACATAATcttgaacaacttgaagaaAATCATCATTCATTGATTTTGATCTTTTATATCAGATTGATACAATTAATCTTGCAGTAAATTATATCTCTATCGTTTGGCTTTTAAGAACCCCTCTTTAGTTGAACCCAGTTCTTTGTGCCTCTCGCCTGCCTGGTTGAGGTTACCATAATTCCTTCATATTGAGGTTACACTTCAGACAATCGATATTCTTGGAAACACCACCACAAAAAGTCTGCAAACAAAATTTAATCGATCTTTTGGGAAAATCTTTCGGTTTCCCTCGCGTCTGCAAGGCATAAGACTTCCCACACTGATCTTCAGTATTGGATTTTCGAAACCGATTGGCTCTTAAGAGTACCAAAACTGGTAAGAACTAAAGTTCTCAAGCCTTATTTCTTGCTTATCTTGTGTATCAAATTCAAGCTTTCATATGTAAATCAGATAGTAGCCAAATTCTGGTTTCTGGATATATATTGGCTGGACCTGATTTTTTTCATGTAGGTTTTTTGGAATTTCGAGCCATGTCTGGCAACTCTGGAACTTTGGATGAATGGAGGAACTATTTTCGGCGCTCCAACTTTGACATCTTCGATGTCATTCAGTATGCTATCATGGTGGCGGCCTCTGATTCGCCCCAGGAGTTCATATCAAGGAGGGATCAAATTGCCCAGACCTTATTTTCTTGCAAATTTGTTCAGTGTAAAGGGTGCGATAGTGTTGAGTTGGGGGTGGCCCATGGCGACGAGGAAGGAGGCTGCAAGAGTACTGGATTTCACAAAGATGCCTGTGGTATTAATGAGAACCAGATCATGAACGGCAGAGGAGATGAACAGTTGGAGATGAACTTGAACCAACGCGAAAAGGAAAAATGCTGCAAGAGTTCTGGATTTCACAGAGGTGCCTGTGGTATTAACGAGAACAAGATCATGAACAGGAGTAGAAATGAACAGTTGGAGATGAACTCGAACCAACTGGGAATTGATAACCATGACGCAGATGAGTTACTGGCTAAGGAGATTGAAGGCGAGCTTCTAACTGTAGACGAAGTCTTGAGGATTAAACAGATCCTTGACAACAGCCAGGATCAGGTATATCCCCATAATTGGGTTCACATTTTGTGACATTTCCAGCTTCTATGCTTACGGTTCTTGATCAAATCATTGAGTTCACTACAAATCATTCATTATTTGTTGCAGTCTAATTCAGAATTATTTGCATCATTAAGGAAACTCCAACTGATGCATTTGTCTGTGGATATTTTGAAGGTATGACTACTCTCTTCTATGTATTAGTCATCAGTGCATAAGTGTTTTGTGCAATCGGAAATGTTGGGGTTGTTTAGTCgtggaaaatgattttttttttataaagtttttagttttcattttcataaaaaagtgAGGCAACTGTTCAAGCATTTGAAGTACAGAAAATTAATTTCTGAtctaaaatattagaaaatatgctcagaaaagggagaaatattttaccttttttaattttttttataacttgtgttagagaagaagagggagataATTTgtcaacaaattttaaaaatcatgtctTTCAAacctcaaaattaataaataattttcaaaaagtttATTTCCCGCGTTTTAcaagtttagttcaattttaGAAAACCAAGCTTTCCAAAtgaccattttttattttaaggtttcgtattttttttgtatttttttcactttctatgaagtaattttttaagaaactgAGACTGTTTTCCATGTAGTAATTAAACACCCCCTTATGCTTAAAACTTCGCCAAGTGTGGCAACTCAGACAAGTCTTTATACTGCAGGCTACAGATATTGGGAAGTCTGTTAAGGCTCTCACAGAACACGGGGCGAAGAATATTAGTGAACTGGCAGGCCAGATGATAGTGTATGCAGTCTTACCTCTAGCTAGGCTGAAGTATTGATGTGTGTTAATGTTTTCATATGGCTGCTTAATTTCTTCCGCGTTTCAATTGCTTGGTAATGGAATAATTGCATGCCAAGATAGTCACTGTGTTTAACTCAATCAGATCTTCTTTTATTTCCAGTCAAGATTGCTGATTTCTATAGCTTTGATGATGCTGTTGATGATGATTGTTGCCTGATCCGACTGATTTGTTCATCCTTCCATTTAGTTGAAACCATGTCGCTATCAGAATCTTCTTGTTCATAATTAAGCTCCTAGTCATCTAGCATTTGCTACCAATTTGAATCGGCACAACCCTAATTCAAATTCTCTGGATTGCAGACTTTGGAAGGATATGATGGATGAGTGGTTCGATAGTATTAAAATGGTTATCGCAGGCAGGGTTTTCGTTTCTTGTTTTAGTTTTGAGACTCAGTTGTTGATGGATATATATGAACTTGAgttctaatttttatattttactcaTCAGATTCAAAAGTTGCACCAGAATCTGATAAACCTATTGCACCATATGAAGATGAAGGGCTGCCCGTACCTccattggaagaagaagctttctttacttttcaaacTGCTCCAGTAGACCTGTCCaatgtgtgtgcatatatatatatatatataagtttttatttGTGTTGTGGgcttttcttatcttttttctaTGATCAGAGATtgacaattttcttttcttttaactgCACTTGCTGAAGTTCTTTGATGGCATGGATGAAGTTGAAAGTAAGTTGAACTCAACATCTATATTTGAATGGCCTATTTCTCAGagatacataattttaataaggATTTTGTTGCAGACCTTTTGGacagaaaggaagaggaaacaCATAAACAAGAAATTATAATGAACAAAATGGCAGTAAATGGTGGCAATGATACGATATTCCAGGAGAAATCAGATGCCGCCGAAATACAAAAGAAACCACTGCAGGCTGCTCGACAAGATGTGAATATTTCTTCCTGCTCATCACTGCTTAGCTTGCTTATGATATTCTTCTATTTATCTGAACTTTGTGTTGTTTAactctttttctgtttttggttCAATTAGAAGCTCAAGTGCTTAGATGAAAGTGGAAAACTTGAAATTGCAAGGAGGACGGTCCGCGCGGGTTATAAACAAAATGGTAATATACATCATTCGTGCTTCAAACTACTTGCTTAGTTTATGtctttcataatttattttaattgctTTTATATATCATCATCTGTGGTTCGGGCAAACCATGgttatatacataatttattttgcatttataGACTCCAAGCGGTTTAAAagtatctttttcttttgtttaattAGAAAAAGGCAAACCATGGGTATTTTAACAGATATTTTAAACCCTAGAGGATCATCTCttcacaaatattttaaaagatatttttaaaacctAGAGGATGGGTTTCAGTATACAATTTGTCCTaaatcttcttatttttttttttttatagttttgagTTGGGCTTAATTGTAATGCACCGAAAAAATCTAGTAGGATTTCATCTATTATattctacttttttttaaacttttctttgtttttatttaaaaaaaaaaactttttctcAACCAAGATTCAACTTATATGTTGGAACTAGTAAGcttcaaaaacaagaacaacGATATAAATCCTAAATTGGAGGCAAAAATGGTGGGTCGAAGCATTGGGCATTGTGGGAATTTCAGTTGTTCGACTCATAATTTCAGCCTCCCACTTTAGACTAAACATTATCATTACATTGAAAACAAATGAGCCTATAGTTGATAACTTTAGTTTTGGGgttttaatttatctaaaatttatttgacagcCATGAGGCGAAGATCCATCCAAGTTGTGGACGCGCGTGATCTTCCCAAGCAGGAGCTTGGCCATGCACGTGGAAATACAGATATAAAACTCAAAAAGCGCCAGAGGCCCTCCACAAATCATTGATGTGCCAAAGATGCTAACATCTCCAGTTTCTTCATTTTAGAGATCAAGAAAGCCATGGAAGAACATTGATAATTTTCTTCTTGCTTACTCCGTAGCTTCACCCTAAGAATAGCATGGTAGTGGGtataaatctaattttcatTTCCTATTAAAGGATGAACAATGTCATTAGCTGGCCTTAACTATGAATTGATAATGTTGTGAGAAATATCTCCCTTTGTTTTTGTTGCTTGTTTCATGGTGTTTTGTGTTTAAGCTTATTTTTCTTTGCGAGGCTCGGGGTATGCCTTAGTTTCTATTGTAGTCTCTTCATGTTGGTAGATTTTTTTCGCCTTGTGTTGTTCAAGACATGCCCTAGCATAGCTGttgtttcctcttttttttttgttcaataaAAGTCTAATTTACGTAAAAGTATAAATTGGTAATGACAACTTGTTAGTATATATAAACATTACTTTAGTGCATTATTTGGATCTTTGCATATTCAAAACTATAAGgtcataatttttcaattttcatttttaaataaaaaataatataaaaatgctAGCCTAGTAGATTAGCTTGTGAAGGTTTGTCTAGGAGAGTTCAATATGGGTTGTGTTGGCCTAACCCACAAAAATTTGGGCACGACGACATAAGATGGCTTTTGTGACATTGTCCATAAGATGCTTTTGAAAGATTGGTACTTAATTCCTCAGTAAAGGGTCATATAGTGAAGTTTTCTAAGGAGGTCATTAATGAGGATTGAAGTATTGGCAGTATACTTTAATTGGATACTTCGTGGAAAAGTGTCTTCTATTCCAAGTGGTACAAGCAATTGCTAGGAGAATGTGGCAACGATTTGGCTTGATTGAggtattatctaaaaattctaggtgttttttattttgttttgataatgagatGATCGAACATGTTGAAAGTCTTTGATGGTGGGCCTTGGCATTTCGTGATGCGTTCGTTGTTGTTAAAAATTTGGGAGGTGGGTATGGATTTGTCCAAGGAAGCCCATTCATCTTTTCCTATAtgggttaaattatttaatattccTTTCAAAGGATGGAATGAATAGGGTATTGCCATTTTAGTAAGTATGCATCCTATGCATGCTGATCTCACGACTGAGGACCGCTTTAGAGTGCAATTTGCTCTCAAGTCCAATGGATCTGATAACAAGTATATCTCAAGAATTTCGCAAGGAATTCTGGAGAGTTGTGTAGAAAAGACTTGATagtaaagagagagaagaagaagaagaagaagaagaagaagagagagagagagagagagagagagagatagaattaAGAGGGAAATTCAAGTTTCAATTCTTTCATATCCTCTTCGAGTGAGATCAATTTGAATTTATACTGATCTCACCAGCCAAGTGGACAATCAAGCGGATAATTTAAATAGTTCCTGCCACAATTCTATATAACCGCTAACTACCATGTGCT is a window encoding:
- the LOC127788209 gene encoding probable mediator of RNA polymerase II transcription subunit 26a, whose protein sequence is MSGNSGTLDEWRNYFRRSNFDIFDVIQYAIMVAASDSPQEFISRRDQIAQTLFSCKFVQCKGCDSVELGVAHGDEEGGCKSTGFHKDACGINENQIMNGRGDEQLEMNLNQREKEKCCKSSGFHRGACGINENKIMNRSRNEQLEMNSNQLGIDNHDADELLAKEIEGELLTVDEVLRIKQILDNSQDQSNSELFASLRKLQLMHLSVDILKATDIGKSVKALTEHGAKNISELAGQMIVLWKDMMDEWFDSIKMVIADSKVAPESDKPIAPYEDEGLPVPPLEEEAFFTFQTAPVDLSNFFDGMDEVEKIHNFNKDFVADLLDRKEEETHKQEIIMNKMAVNGGNDTIFQEKSDAAEIQKKPLQAARQDKLKCLDESGKLEIARRTVRAGYKQNAMRRRSIQVVDARDLPKQELGHARGNTDIKLKKRQRPSTNH